Proteins from a single region of Acidianus ambivalens:
- a CDS encoding HD domain-containing protein, translated as MKKIYDEIHGYITLGDAEIEIVDSPEFQRLRRIKQTSLAYIVYPGATHTRFSHSLGTFYLASKVGEKLYNSGEINAEELQDLKMASLLHDIGQFPFSHAIEGYYLPQGFGNKELREYILEKSEIKDILEKYGFSISRILDIYHGNSLLSSIIDGEVDVDRIDYLMRDSRHTGVQLGKLDLDRLIDTISYTQSGITVEDKGIISLENFYISRLHMYQAVYYHKTILGYELFLRNLYEYMINYCNKDLKDSSNIREMVKEGLFPYWDDEWIISSLYNCLTEDIPLSIIQKIKNFMDRKGPKVVYDEVSYKEEKGYLEDIRNQLEKVGIPSDSIYPFEEKISIIDKNKIKILSKGREKKLKDYSATLLHEIPDFILIRRVYVDYEYAKKAREVLS; from the coding sequence ATGAAAAAGATATACGATGAAATTCATGGATATATAACACTTGGAGATGCAGAAATTGAAATTGTAGATTCTCCAGAATTTCAAAGACTCAGAAGAATAAAACAAACTAGCTTAGCTTACATAGTTTATCCGGGGGCTACTCATACAAGGTTTAGCCATTCACTAGGAACTTTTTACCTAGCATCAAAAGTAGGAGAGAAACTTTATAATTCTGGCGAAATAAACGCCGAAGAACTTCAAGACCTAAAAATGGCTAGCTTATTACACGATATAGGACAATTCCCATTTAGTCATGCTATTGAAGGATACTATTTACCTCAAGGTTTCGGAAATAAGGAATTAAGAGAATATATTTTAGAAAAATCGGAGATAAAAGATATCCTAGAAAAATACGGTTTTTCAATTTCAAGAATTCTTGACATATATCACGGGAATTCATTATTATCTTCAATTATCGATGGAGAAGTCGATGTAGATAGGATAGATTATTTAATGAGAGACTCAAGGCATACTGGAGTCCAGTTAGGTAAACTTGACTTAGACAGATTAATAGATACAATATCTTACACACAATCAGGAATTACAGTAGAAGATAAGGGAATAATAAGTTTAGAAAATTTTTACATTTCTAGGTTGCATATGTACCAGGCAGTATATTACCATAAGACAATACTAGGTTACGAGTTGTTTTTAAGGAACTTGTACGAGTATATGATAAACTACTGTAATAAAGACCTTAAAGATTCGTCAAATATTAGGGAAATGGTAAAAGAAGGCCTTTTCCCGTATTGGGACGATGAATGGATAATATCGTCTCTTTATAATTGCTTAACTGAAGATATTCCTTTATCAATAATCCAAAAAATAAAGAATTTTATGGATAGAAAAGGACCTAAAGTTGTTTATGACGAAGTGTCATACAAAGAGGAAAAAGGTTATTTAGAAGATATAAGAAACCAATTGGAGAAAGTTGGTATTCCTTCTGATTCAATATATCCATTTGAAGAAAAAATTTCAATAATTGACAAAAATAAGATTAAGATCCTTTCAAAGGGTAGAGAGAAGAAATTAAAGGACTATTCTGCAACACTCTTACACGAAATCCCTGATTTCATATTAATTAGAAGAGTTTACGTAGATTATGAATACGCTAAGAAAGCGAGGGAAGTATTGAGTTGA
- a CDS encoding phosphoglycolate phosphatase, with product MIKLVLTDLDGTLTEDRGIYKVSLDAIKYLRLLEERGIKVALVSGNSYPVLRGLHNYLGFSGGVVAENGCVVFYKQKIRVCKPMDRQILEEFKEKFKLKDSWQNDYRECDFGFTPPDITEEMIKWAEEKGLYINSSGYALHIAFKPAGKMVGVRKLIELHGVKKEEVIGIGDSLTDLDMFKEVGIKVAVGNAEEELKKEADIILNLKSGEGVKELVTMILEGKLDGRNR from the coding sequence TTGATTAAACTAGTGCTAACAGATCTTGACGGTACATTAACTGAAGATAGAGGAATATACAAGGTTAGCCTAGATGCAATAAAATATCTTAGATTATTGGAAGAAAGGGGAATAAAAGTTGCACTAGTTAGCGGTAACTCTTACCCAGTATTAAGAGGGTTGCATAATTATTTAGGATTCTCCGGCGGAGTCGTTGCAGAGAACGGTTGCGTAGTCTTTTATAAACAAAAGATTAGGGTATGCAAACCTATGGATAGACAAATATTAGAGGAATTTAAAGAAAAATTCAAACTAAAGGATAGTTGGCAAAACGATTATAGGGAATGTGACTTCGGTTTTACACCTCCAGATATTACAGAAGAAATGATTAAGTGGGCAGAAGAAAAGGGGTTATATATTAACTCCTCGGGATATGCATTACACATCGCATTTAAACCGGCTGGTAAAATGGTTGGGGTTAGAAAACTTATAGAACTTCACGGCGTTAAAAAAGAAGAGGTTATAGGAATAGGAGATTCATTAACTGACTTAGATATGTTCAAAGAAGTAGGAATAAAAGTTGCAGTTGGTAATGCTGAGGAAGAGTTAAAAAAAGAGGCAGACATTATATTAAATCTTAAGAGTGGGGAAGGAGTTAAAGAACTAGTTACAATGATATTGGAGGGAAAATTAGATGGAAGAAATAGATGA
- a CDS encoding glutamate--tRNA ligase → MEEIDEIIYKYALDNAVKHDGKAAVGPVMSKVLGEKPELKPKAKEIAKRVQEIVEKVNSMSLEDQKKELEAKFPEMLTKKKTEEEKKTLPPLPNVKGEVITRFAPNPDGPIHLGNTRAAILSYEYARMYKGKFILRFDDTDPKVKKPLREAYDWIREDLKWLGITWQEEFTASSRLERYYEVAKEMIEKGYAYVDTCSEEEFKKMKETRNFSLPCFNRSKPVEYNLELWEKMLERKFKEGEAVLRIKTDLNDPDPSKIDWVMARIVDTEKNPHPLVGDKYWVWPTYNFASAVDDHDYKITHILRAKEHMSNADKQKWVFNYMGWEIPEVMEFGRLKLEGFMMSKSKIKGMMEKGTTRDDPRLPTIAGLRRRGILPETIREIIIEVGVKPSDATISFENIAALNRKKLDPIAKRIMYVENYSEFTLEIPEEMTAKIPLSPSIKEFREITVKPGDKILVEKADAENQSIIRLVELCNVKVEGNKLVYISKSVEDAKKMNAKIVQWVKKGEEVNVNVIKADPNQDLKIIKGKAERYAINLNPDEIVQFIRYGFVRVDSKNESNNKLTVIYAHE, encoded by the coding sequence ATGGAAGAAATAGATGAGATAATTTACAAGTACGCATTGGATAATGCAGTTAAACATGACGGCAAAGCGGCAGTAGGCCCAGTAATGAGTAAAGTTCTAGGAGAAAAACCAGAGTTAAAACCAAAAGCTAAGGAAATAGCAAAGAGAGTACAAGAAATAGTAGAAAAAGTAAATTCCATGAGCTTAGAAGATCAGAAAAAAGAACTAGAGGCAAAGTTCCCAGAAATGTTAACAAAGAAGAAAACTGAAGAAGAAAAGAAAACTTTGCCACCTTTGCCCAACGTTAAAGGTGAAGTAATAACTAGGTTCGCTCCAAATCCAGACGGGCCAATACACTTAGGTAATACAAGAGCCGCAATTCTTTCTTACGAATATGCTAGAATGTATAAAGGAAAATTCATTTTAAGATTTGACGATACTGATCCAAAAGTAAAGAAACCACTGAGAGAAGCTTATGATTGGATAAGAGAGGATTTAAAGTGGTTAGGAATAACTTGGCAAGAAGAATTTACAGCCTCGTCAAGACTTGAAAGATATTATGAAGTTGCTAAAGAAATGATCGAAAAAGGTTATGCTTACGTAGATACTTGTAGCGAAGAAGAATTTAAGAAAATGAAAGAGACTAGAAACTTTTCCTTACCCTGCTTTAATAGATCAAAACCAGTAGAATACAACCTTGAATTATGGGAAAAAATGTTAGAAAGAAAATTTAAAGAAGGAGAGGCAGTGCTTAGGATAAAGACTGACCTCAACGATCCAGATCCTTCAAAAATAGATTGGGTAATGGCTAGGATAGTCGATACCGAGAAAAACCCTCACCCTCTTGTTGGCGATAAATATTGGGTATGGCCAACGTATAATTTTGCTTCAGCAGTAGATGATCACGATTATAAAATAACTCACATTTTAAGAGCTAAGGAGCATATGAGCAATGCGGATAAACAAAAATGGGTATTCAACTACATGGGCTGGGAAATTCCCGAAGTTATGGAATTTGGAAGGCTTAAATTAGAAGGGTTCATGATGAGTAAATCGAAAATAAAAGGAATGATGGAAAAAGGGACTACAAGAGACGATCCAAGATTACCTACTATTGCAGGACTGAGAAGAAGAGGAATTTTACCAGAAACTATTAGAGAAATAATCATAGAAGTTGGAGTAAAACCGTCTGACGCAACGATTAGCTTTGAGAACATAGCCGCATTAAATAGGAAAAAACTCGATCCTATCGCAAAAAGGATAATGTATGTAGAAAACTACTCTGAGTTTACGCTTGAAATTCCAGAAGAAATGACTGCCAAAATACCTCTGAGCCCATCTATAAAGGAATTTAGGGAAATTACGGTAAAACCTGGAGATAAAATACTTGTAGAAAAGGCCGATGCAGAAAACCAAAGTATAATTAGACTTGTTGAACTATGCAATGTTAAAGTTGAAGGAAACAAATTAGTCTACATAAGCAAATCAGTAGAAGACGCAAAGAAAATGAATGCAAAGATTGTTCAATGGGTCAAGAAAGGAGAGGAAGTTAACGTAAATGTGATAAAAGCCGATCCAAACCAAGACTTAAAGATAATTAAAGGAAAAGCTGAAAGATATGCGATTAACCTTAATCCAGATGAAATAGTGCAGTTCATTAGATACGGTTTCGTTAGAGTTGACTCCAAGAACGAGAGTAATAACAAATTAACAGTAATATATGCACACGAATGA
- the rpl7ae gene encoding 50S ribosomal protein L7Ae, with protein sequence MSKPSYVKFEVPQDLVDKALEVLKKAKESGKIKKGTNETTKAVERGQAKLVYIAEDVQPEEIVAHLPGLCEEKKVPYIYVPSKKALGEACGLQVAAASAAIIDPGEAKDALDEVLKKLQEISGKSS encoded by the coding sequence ATGTCCAAACCATCTTATGTAAAATTTGAAGTTCCACAAGATTTAGTAGATAAAGCCCTAGAAGTTCTTAAGAAAGCTAAAGAATCTGGAAAGATAAAGAAAGGCACTAACGAAACTACAAAAGCAGTAGAAAGAGGACAAGCAAAATTAGTATATATTGCAGAGGATGTACAACCAGAAGAGATAGTAGCTCATTTACCTGGATTATGCGAAGAAAAGAAAGTTCCTTATATATACGTACCATCAAAGAAAGCTTTAGGTGAAGCATGCGGATTACAAGTTGCTGCAGCTTCTGCGGCTATTATAGATCCGGGAGAAGCTAAAGACGCATTAGACGAAGTCTTAAAGAAGTTACAAGAGATATCTGGTAAATCCTCATAA
- the glmM gene encoding phosphoglucosamine mutase, with protein sequence MGRLFGTDGVRGTINKELTIELAQKLGQAIGTFFGKGSTILIGRDARAGGDMYTRAVESGLLSAGVKVYEGGFAPTPALQYAVKTLGYDAGVIITASHNPAEYNGIKVIDKDGVEISRDKENEIEDIYFSGKFYSEDWRALTYDVKKEDRVIDNYVKGILSHVDVEKIRKKNFKVLIDGANSVGSITSPIVARELGCKIYGINTNLDPLFPARTPEPTFDSLKDTAEIAKELKVDLGVAHDGDADRAIFIDSQGRVQWGDRSGALLSYWASTKESGFPRRIFTAVSSSVLVQDYLKKYNIEVVWTKVGSVDIAHKLMEEKGIAGFEENGGFIFPLHQYVRDGAMSFALMLEMLASENISSAELFDTLPKYYTVKTKVYINKNTDVEKIYETVKSTYSQGNIITIDGVKIITPDYWFLVRKSGTEPIIRIMVEAKDKEKAKNLANELVKLVGSLV encoded by the coding sequence ATGGGTAGACTTTTCGGCACTGACGGAGTGAGAGGTACTATAAATAAAGAGCTAACAATAGAGTTAGCTCAAAAGCTAGGGCAAGCTATTGGAACGTTTTTCGGTAAAGGATCAACAATACTGATAGGAAGAGATGCTAGAGCTGGTGGAGATATGTATACTAGAGCTGTGGAGAGCGGTTTATTAAGTGCTGGAGTTAAGGTTTATGAAGGAGGCTTCGCACCTACTCCTGCCTTACAATATGCTGTAAAGACTTTAGGTTATGATGCTGGAGTAATTATTACTGCTAGTCATAACCCTGCGGAATATAACGGAATAAAAGTGATAGATAAGGATGGCGTTGAGATTTCTAGAGATAAGGAGAACGAGATTGAGGATATTTATTTTTCCGGAAAGTTTTATTCCGAGGACTGGAGGGCTTTAACTTACGACGTAAAAAAGGAGGATAGAGTTATAGATAATTACGTTAAAGGCATTTTAAGTCATGTTGACGTAGAGAAAATAAGGAAGAAGAACTTTAAAGTGTTGATCGATGGTGCTAATAGCGTAGGTTCTATAACTTCACCTATTGTTGCCAGGGAGTTAGGTTGTAAAATATATGGTATAAATACTAACTTAGATCCTTTATTCCCTGCAAGGACTCCGGAACCCACTTTTGACAGCCTAAAGGATACTGCGGAGATTGCTAAAGAGCTTAAAGTTGATTTAGGTGTAGCTCACGATGGTGATGCAGACAGAGCAATATTTATAGATTCACAGGGAAGAGTGCAGTGGGGCGATAGGAGCGGTGCATTATTATCTTATTGGGCTTCAACAAAGGAAAGTGGCTTTCCTAGAAGAATATTTACAGCAGTCTCCAGTTCTGTTTTAGTTCAAGATTACCTTAAGAAATACAATATAGAGGTTGTTTGGACTAAAGTTGGTAGTGTTGATATTGCTCATAAATTAATGGAAGAGAAGGGAATTGCTGGCTTTGAGGAAAACGGAGGGTTCATTTTCCCTCTTCATCAGTATGTGAGAGATGGAGCAATGTCTTTTGCTTTAATGCTTGAGATGCTTGCATCTGAAAATATCTCTTCTGCAGAACTTTTTGATACATTACCAAAGTATTATACAGTAAAAACTAAGGTTTACATAAATAAAAACACGGACGTTGAGAAAATATACGAAACAGTAAAGTCTACATACTCTCAGGGTAATATCATAACTATAGATGGCGTGAAGATAATTACTCCGGACTATTGGTTCTTAGTTAGAAAGAGTGGTACTGAGCCTATAATAAGGATAATGGTTGAGGCTAAAGATAAGGAAAAAGCAAAAAATCTTGCAAATGAGTTAGTAAAGCTGGTGGGTAGTTTAGTATGA
- a CDS encoding Trm112 family protein, translated as MKYRLMDILACPMCKHFPLQLIVISQKKVERTTDEKKPLCELYCAYKNSEVKNVENPPCDECITYEIEEGVLYCPECKRWYPIIDEIPRMLPDKLRKKEEDLKFLEKNKDKIPSYIIENGVPFNLSSLK; from the coding sequence ATGAAATATAGACTAATGGATATATTAGCTTGCCCCATGTGCAAGCATTTCCCTCTCCAGCTTATAGTAATTTCTCAGAAAAAAGTCGAGAGAACTACCGATGAGAAAAAGCCTTTGTGCGAACTTTATTGTGCATATAAGAATTCTGAAGTTAAGAACGTCGAAAACCCTCCTTGTGATGAGTGCATAACCTATGAAATAGAGGAAGGGGTACTTTACTGTCCAGAATGTAAAAGATGGTATCCAATTATAGATGAAATACCTAGAATGCTACCAGATAAGTTAAGAAAGAAAGAGGAAGATTTAAAATTCCTTGAGAAGAATAAAGATAAGATACCATCTTACATTATAGAGAACGGCGTTCCATTTAATCTATCGAGTTTAAAATGA
- a CDS encoding DUF2153 domain-containing protein — MESSFLSNLDEWIKMQKSLLATIKDMEKNENDKDMDRLDLILASRVAFQHMMRTIKAFDQWLQDPMIIKHMPKEMLEDVKRTSWSILEQLLELDIRHTSEARDLISKLGKEGKLDPLIWSRPLFDEQQSQNNRRITFTTM, encoded by the coding sequence TTGGAAAGTTCATTTCTATCTAATTTAGACGAATGGATAAAGATGCAGAAGAGTTTGCTTGCAACTATAAAAGATATGGAAAAGAATGAAAACGATAAAGACATGGATAGGTTAGACTTAATCTTAGCTTCTAGAGTAGCTTTCCAGCACATGATGAGAACTATAAAAGCGTTTGATCAATGGCTACAAGATCCAATGATAATAAAACACATGCCTAAAGAAATGCTGGAAGATGTAAAAAGAACTAGCTGGAGTATATTAGAACAGCTTCTGGAGTTAGATATTAGACACACCAGTGAAGCACGTGATCTAATAAGCAAACTAGGAAAGGAAGGTAAACTAGATCCATTAATTTGGTCTAGGCCATTATTTGATGAACAGCAGAGTCAGAACAATAGAAGAATAACTTTCACTACAATGTAA
- a CDS encoding orotidine 5'-phosphate decarboxylase / HUMPS family protein, with the protein MKDEVLERISSKKNLQVALDFISLDDAIRVAKMAIEGGVDIVEVGTPLVKAEGIRGIKQLREVAKDKILLADTKTADAGDVEVEIAKLGNADIMTVLGIMSDSTIKSAVDKAKELGIVVQADLINVNDPVKRAKRLKELGVDIIGLHVGLDVQKERGITVTSLKNEIKQISEFSLVSVAGGLNEKNIVDLLDLPINIYVVGGAITRSSDPLLVTKRLINIIGGHK; encoded by the coding sequence ATGAAAGACGAAGTCCTTGAAAGAATTTCGAGTAAAAAGAACTTACAAGTAGCGTTAGATTTCATATCTCTTGACGATGCAATAAGAGTAGCAAAAATGGCAATAGAAGGAGGAGTAGACATAGTAGAAGTTGGAACTCCGTTAGTTAAAGCAGAAGGAATTAGAGGAATAAAACAATTAAGAGAAGTAGCTAAAGACAAAATTCTCTTAGCAGATACAAAGACAGCTGACGCTGGAGACGTAGAAGTTGAAATTGCTAAATTGGGCAACGCAGATATAATGACTGTTCTGGGAATAATGAGCGATTCTACAATAAAATCTGCAGTAGATAAGGCAAAAGAACTAGGAATAGTAGTCCAAGCTGATTTAATTAATGTTAATGATCCAGTAAAGAGGGCAAAAAGATTAAAGGAATTAGGAGTTGATATAATAGGTTTGCACGTGGGGTTAGACGTTCAAAAAGAACGCGGAATTACAGTAACGTCTTTAAAGAATGAAATTAAGCAAATCTCAGAGTTCTCACTGGTATCAGTTGCTGGAGGATTAAATGAGAAGAACATTGTAGATCTTCTAGATTTACCTATAAACATTTATGTGGTAGGAGGGGCAATAACTAGGAGTAGCGATCCATTACTTGTTACGAAACGTTTAATTAATATAATAGGAGGACATAAATAA
- a CDS encoding CTP synthase — translation MTKFVIVTGGVLSSVGKGTVAASIGLLLKARGYKISVVKVDPYINVDAGTMNPYMHGEVFVTDDGAETDLDLGHYERFLDIDMSKHNNITAGKVYFEVIKKEREGKYLGQTVQIIPHVTDEIKSMIRKVAELDKADIVIVEIGGTVGDIESLPFLEAVRQMKLEEEEHDIVFIHVALVEYLNVTGELKTKPLQHSVQELRRIGIQPDIIIARSIVPIDEETKKKIALFTNVKPEYIFSNYDVSTAYEVPLILEKQSLPSKLLSKLALKDTPPKLDDWINFVNAIKNGNKVVRIGLVGKYTKLKDSYLSIKEAIYHASAMLHLKPQIVWIESTDLEKDNAVEEKLKGLDGIVVLPGFGARGVEGKLKAIKYARENNVPYLGICYGLQLAVVEFARNVLGLKGAHTTEVDPNTPYPVVTLLDEQKRVTQVGGTMRLGAQKIILKEGTIAYNLYGKSEVYERHRHRYEVNPEYVDKLQSAGMIISGVSENGLVEMIELKDHKFFVATQAHPEFKSRPLRPSPLFVGFLKAAAGL, via the coding sequence TTGACAAAGTTCGTAATAGTAACTGGTGGTGTATTATCTAGTGTAGGAAAAGGTACTGTTGCAGCATCAATAGGGCTTCTTTTGAAAGCTAGGGGATACAAGATATCTGTAGTAAAAGTAGATCCTTATATTAATGTTGATGCAGGCACTATGAATCCTTATATGCACGGAGAAGTTTTTGTCACAGATGACGGTGCAGAGACCGACTTAGATTTAGGGCATTATGAAAGATTCCTTGACATAGACATGAGTAAGCACAATAATATTACTGCAGGGAAAGTTTATTTTGAAGTAATAAAGAAGGAAAGAGAAGGAAAGTATCTAGGGCAGACTGTTCAAATTATACCGCACGTTACTGATGAAATAAAATCAATGATTAGGAAAGTAGCAGAATTGGATAAGGCAGACATCGTAATAGTAGAAATAGGAGGTACAGTAGGAGATATAGAAAGCTTGCCATTCCTTGAAGCGGTTAGGCAAATGAAGTTAGAGGAGGAAGAGCATGATATAGTCTTTATTCACGTTGCATTAGTAGAATATCTTAATGTAACTGGAGAATTAAAAACTAAGCCTCTGCAGCATAGTGTTCAAGAGTTAAGAAGGATAGGAATTCAGCCTGATATTATAATAGCAAGATCCATAGTACCAATAGATGAGGAAACTAAGAAGAAGATTGCATTGTTCACTAATGTAAAACCTGAGTACATTTTCTCGAATTATGACGTCTCGACTGCCTATGAAGTTCCTCTAATTCTAGAAAAACAATCACTTCCTTCAAAGCTTTTATCAAAGCTTGCCTTAAAGGATACTCCACCTAAGCTTGACGATTGGATAAATTTTGTAAATGCCATAAAGAACGGTAACAAAGTCGTTAGAATAGGTTTGGTAGGAAAGTATACAAAACTAAAGGACAGTTACTTGAGTATAAAAGAAGCAATATATCATGCCTCTGCTATGTTACACCTTAAGCCTCAAATTGTTTGGATAGAATCTACTGACTTAGAGAAAGATAATGCCGTAGAGGAAAAATTGAAAGGATTGGACGGGATAGTAGTTTTGCCCGGCTTCGGAGCTAGAGGAGTAGAAGGTAAATTAAAAGCAATAAAATATGCTAGAGAAAACAATGTTCCATATCTAGGTATTTGCTACGGCTTACAGCTAGCTGTAGTTGAGTTCGCCAGAAACGTTTTAGGTCTTAAAGGTGCTCATACTACTGAAGTTGATCCTAATACACCTTATCCTGTGGTAACTTTACTAGATGAGCAAAAAAGAGTTACGCAAGTAGGAGGAACTATGAGATTAGGTGCGCAGAAGATTATTCTTAAAGAAGGTACAATAGCTTATAACCTTTATGGAAAATCAGAAGTTTATGAAAGACATAGGCATAGGTATGAGGTTAATCCAGAATATGTAGATAAACTGCAGTCTGCTGGTATGATAATCTCTGGAGTTAGTGAGAACGGTCTAGTTGAGATGATAGAATTAAAGGATCATAAGTTCTTTGTAGCTACTCAAGCTCATCCAGAGTTTAAGAGTAGACCTTTAAGACCTTCACCTTTATTTGTTGGATTCTTGAAGGCTGCTGCCGGACTCTGA
- a CDS encoding ArsR/SmtB family transcription factor gives MELVVTDPEDILRVSTAFSSMTRINILKLVAEKPKSITELSNELMMSKGNISSQVAELQNAGLIEISYENGEKGIKKMIKSKYDRIIIVLSESGSSLQESNK, from the coding sequence ATGGAACTTGTAGTAACAGATCCAGAAGATATACTAAGAGTTTCAACCGCATTTTCTTCAATGACTAGAATAAATATACTAAAGTTAGTAGCAGAAAAACCAAAAAGTATAACAGAATTAAGCAATGAATTAATGATGTCAAAAGGAAATATAAGCTCACAAGTAGCAGAATTACAAAATGCAGGATTAATAGAAATTTCATATGAGAATGGTGAAAAGGGAATTAAAAAAATGATAAAATCAAAATATGATAGAATTATTATAGTACTCTCAGAGTCCGGCAGCAGCCTTCAAGAATCCAACAAATAA
- a CDS encoding U6 snRNA-associated Sm-like protein LSm6 has protein sequence MQAKVENPLKNIKSAVNKIVLVKLKDGSEYIGKLEQTDGTMNLVLRDCTELREGTAEPVAKYGRVLIRGSNVLFISIDYETIMNKEK, from the coding sequence TTGCAAGCTAAAGTTGAGAATCCATTAAAGAACATTAAATCAGCTGTAAATAAAATTGTATTAGTTAAACTTAAAGATGGTTCTGAGTACATTGGTAAATTAGAACAGACTGACGGTACAATGAATTTAGTACTTAGAGACTGTACTGAACTTAGAGAGGGCACTGCAGAGCCAGTAGCAAAATATGGCAGAGTTCTAATAAGAGGTAGTAATGTTCTCTTTATAAGTATTGATTATGAAACGATAATGAATAAAGAAAAATAA
- a CDS encoding methionine adenosyltransferase: MMKNIVVEPARVQDINNLPVELVERKGTGHPDYIADSASEEASRKLSLYYLKKFGTILHHNLDKTLVVGGQAQPEFKGGEVIQPIYIIVAGRATTEVRTEDGIQNVPVGTIIVESVKNWIKNNFRYLDPEKHVIVDYKVGKGSTDLVGIFNKGKTVPLSNDTSFGVGFAPFSTLEELVYQTERMLNSKEVKSELPEIGEDIKVMGLRRGKEIDLTVAMSTISELIDDTNHYLAVKEEAKQKILDLASRLAPDYKVNVYINTGDRVDQGILYLTVTGTSAEHGDDGMTGRGNRGVGLITPMRPMSLEATAGKNPVNHVGKIYNVMAMLISKKIIEETKIRNVQVEVLGQIGRPINDPLVVNVEVGTENGKISDDLKNEINGIVDEYLESFNKITELILDGKVSMF; this comes from the coding sequence ATAATGAAAAACATCGTAGTTGAACCTGCAAGGGTTCAAGATATTAATAATTTGCCTGTAGAATTAGTAGAAAGAAAAGGCACAGGACATCCGGATTATATTGCTGATTCTGCTTCAGAAGAAGCTAGCAGAAAATTATCCTTATATTACCTAAAGAAATTTGGTACTATACTTCATCACAATTTAGATAAAACTCTTGTAGTAGGCGGTCAAGCTCAGCCGGAATTTAAAGGAGGAGAAGTCATACAACCAATCTACATTATAGTTGCAGGTAGGGCAACTACTGAGGTTAGAACTGAAGACGGTATTCAGAACGTTCCTGTAGGTACTATAATAGTTGAAAGCGTTAAAAACTGGATAAAGAATAATTTTAGATATTTAGATCCAGAAAAACATGTTATTGTTGATTATAAAGTGGGTAAAGGGTCCACTGATCTTGTTGGAATATTTAATAAAGGCAAGACAGTTCCTTTATCTAATGATACCAGCTTCGGAGTTGGATTTGCTCCTTTCTCTACATTAGAGGAATTAGTATATCAAACAGAAAGAATGTTAAATTCTAAAGAAGTAAAATCTGAACTTCCAGAGATCGGCGAGGATATAAAAGTCATGGGATTAAGAAGGGGTAAAGAAATAGATCTTACAGTAGCAATGTCAACTATAAGCGAGTTAATAGACGATACTAATCATTATTTAGCAGTTAAGGAGGAAGCTAAGCAGAAGATTTTAGATTTAGCAAGTAGATTAGCTCCTGACTATAAAGTTAATGTTTACATAAACACTGGAGATAGAGTTGATCAAGGAATTTTGTATTTGACAGTCACTGGAACTTCGGCTGAACATGGAGACGACGGAATGACTGGTAGAGGTAATAGAGGAGTTGGCCTTATAACACCTATGAGACCGATGTCGTTAGAAGCAACAGCTGGTAAAAATCCAGTAAATCATGTTGGTAAGATATATAACGTAATGGCAATGCTGATTTCTAAGAAGATTATAGAGGAGACTAAAATTAGGAATGTTCAAGTTGAAGTTCTAGGTCAAATAGGTAGACCAATAAATGATCCTCTTGTTGTTAATGTAGAAGTTGGCACGGAAAACGGTAAAATATCTGATGATTTAAAGAACGAGATTAATGGAATTGTAGACGAATATCTAGAATCATTTAATAAAATCACAGAACTAATATTAGATGGCAAAGTTTCCATGTTTTGA